The genomic window CCATCTATCTAAACCCTCCGCGCGTCAGGATCCTTCGGGCGAAGGGGGACTCTTCATGATTGTATAGGCCCGCCGCGTCGAGTCAAGCCGCAGATGAAAGCGCATTGCGCTTGCCGTACGTCAAATCCGTAGTAGTATAAATTCCAATCGGAGGGGGTAAGGGGCGAGTCCCGGCGTCCGCAAGACATGCCGAAACTCATCATCCGGCTCCAGAATGAAGAGTGGACCGTGGACCTCCAGGACGGGTCCCACGTCATCGGTCGCGCCTCCCAGTGCGCCATCGCCTTGAAAGACCCCAGCCTCTCCCGGCAGCACTGCGAGATCCAGGTCCAGGGAGGGGTGGCCACGCTCGTGGACCGCGGCAGCATGAACGGCACGCTCGTCAACGGCCGCCGCGCCTCCACCCACCGGCTCCTGCCCGGCGACAAGATCCAGATCGGCCAGGCGATCCTCTGGTATGAGCGCAAGAACGTGGCGACCGAGGCTTTGCCTCCGGCGCCCGTTTCGGAGATTCCCACCCCACCGCCCACCAGCCCGACCCGCCGCTCCGTGGTTCCCGCGGATCCCGAAGCGGAGCGTTCGCTGCGGGATTATGTGCTCCGGTCCCGGGGCGGCCGCCGGTGGGGGCGCGTCGCCGCCGGCGCGGCCGCTCTGGCGGCGCTCGGACTGGCGGCGTTCCTGGCGCGCCATGTCCTTTCCGGCGCCGCCCGCCCGGCCGAGACGGATCCGGACAATCTGGTCGCGCGCGACCCTTCGTTCAACGCCTCCGCCGCGGGACGCCCCGAATTCTGGGCCCTCCGCCTCTCCGGAGGCGAACGGCCGTCGAGCGCGCTGAGCATCGATCCGGTCCAGGGGCGCCAGGGGACCGGCGGCCTGGTTCTCGAGAAAGCCGGCTCGGCGGGCGACTTCGTGGTCGAAGCCGTCTATCGGGACGACCTGCCCCTGGGAACTCGCGGGGCGCTCCACGTTTCCGCGTGGGCGCGCGCGGCCGGGTTCGGGGGCCTGGCCGCCCTCCGCGTGGACTGGCTGGCTCGGCCCCGCGGACCGGTGGTGGCCGAAGAGGCGTCCCCCCCGGCGGCCGTGACCGACGCCTGGACGCCGCTGCGCTGGACGTTCGTCCGCCCGC from Planctomycetota bacterium includes these protein-coding regions:
- a CDS encoding FHA domain-containing protein; amino-acid sequence: MPKLIIRLQNEEWTVDLQDGSHVIGRASQCAIALKDPSLSRQHCEIQVQGGVATLVDRGSMNGTLVNGRRASTHRLLPGDKIQIGQAILWYERKNVATEALPPAPVSEIPTPPPTSPTRRSVVPADPEAERSLRDYVLRSRGGRRWGRVAAGAAALAALGLAAFLARHVLSGAARPAETDPDNLVARDPSFNASAAGRPEFWALRLSGGERPSSALSIDPVQGRQGTGGLVLEKAGSAGDFVVEAVYRDDLPLGTRGALHVSAWARAAGFGGLAALRVDWLARPRGPVVAEEASPPAAVTDAWTPLRWTFVRPPGAGAARLALAAAGPGGRLCFDDISARLAPAPSEGAALERRR